AACCGCCAAGGCCGCATCGTCGGTCGTCGCAAGAGCGGTTGCACCGCGGTCAGCCAGCACGCTGTCACCGCCGCTGTTAAACGCGCACGCTACATGGCTCTGCTGCCTTACCAAGGCGAATGAGCTTTCGAACGAACCGGCGCGTCGAGTTTCGAGATACCGACGCGGCCGGGATAGTTCACTTCTCGGCGTACTTTCCCTGGATGGAATCTGCCGAGCACGAGATGCTGCGGTCGGTCGGGATCAAAATCATTCCCGATCATCAAGATCACGCGGACGAGGTCACTTGGCCGCGGGTCAGCGTTTCCTGTGACTACCATCAGGCCGCGCGTTTTGAAGACGTCCTGACGATCGATGTTACCATCGGAAAGGTCGGTCGATCGAGCGTTCAGTACGATATCGCTTTCTATCGCGAGTCGTCTTCCGGCGAAATGGCCCCCATCGCGACCGGTAAAACTGTCGTCGTGTGTTGCAAGCTGCAGCCCGGTGGCCACCTACAAAAAGCCGAGATCCCCGGCGAGATCCGAGCAAAGCTCGAATCAATCTAAACGGTCAAACCCTAGCAGACGAAGCCGTAGTGGACGAAGCGATGAGTCCCTCGCCCAGTAGGTAGTGGACGAAGCGATGAGTCCCTCACCCAGTAGGTAGTGGACGAAGCGATGAGTCCTTCGCCCTCCAACCAGCAATCGACGAAGCGATGAGTCCCATCCTTGCTTTCGTCACCGACTCGAATCAGTCGCCTTTGTATTTCGGGATCGCAAAGGAGTGGAAGGTGATCACAACACCGACAGCGATCATCGAAAGCCCCAGCCAGCGTGGCGGCTGAACTCGCTTCTTGGGTTTAGGGACCACCGGTTCGATCAAGGCGCCGACAGTGGTCGAGTTATCGACCAGGGGCGTGTTGGTCATCTTCGCCATGAAGCGGGTTGACGGTTCGTTCAGGACGAACGATTCAACGCGACGAAATTGCAGCCCCAGTAGGATCAGCAGGATCCCGAATAGGAAATATCGATTTCGGTACAGTGACATGGTTCTAGTCGATCAGCAACGGAAGGGAGGAAGGGTTCCACGTTTTGCTATCGTCTAGCTCGGTCGGTGCAGACAACCGAACCGCCCACAGAAGTTTCGCGCTGCTCGATCACCGTCGCTGTAATCGGAATCTCCCTAACAATCCGAGATGCGTTGCTGTGTTTCGTCGTCGGATTGCTGGGGTTCAGTTCAGTGGCCTCGTAGCGCCGGGCCTTTTTTGTCTCCCTAAGCCGCACGGCATTAGCCGCGGTTCCCATGACGGGTTTAGCTTTCCGGTCTGCACCAGCGATCACGCTTCTTTCCGATCCTTCCCTATCCCATCGAATCAATTTGACCCTTTGGGGGGATCATCACCGAATAATTGGTCAACCGCTTGCCGCATCGAACGTCCAAAGCTTTGGTAGGCGGACTCTTCCAGCAGATTGGCTTGGCTGCTTCGCATGATGGCTGCGGCGAGTGATTTGTGTTGTCGCCAATCATCGAGGTCAAACTCGCGAATGTCGGTGTAGACGTCCGAGAGGTTGTTGCTGATTTTGGGGACGAGGACGACGCCATTGTTTCCGTGGACGATGTGGTAATGCATCGCGACGAACAGCAGCAGTGCACCGCAGAACATTCCGGCTAAGAACTTTGACATTTTGGAATGGTGGAATTGAACGGGCGGGGGAGGAAAGTTGAGTGCTGTGGTGCGGCAGCGGGGACAGCGTGTGGTATTGGGGGCAGGGAATTAATAGGCGTTCAGGCGGATGCGGGCAAGTCAGGTAAAAAATGGCAAACCTTGGACCAAGAAACGCTCGAAGCATCTTGACGATACGCCCGGATCGCTACAGACTACGCAACCCGTCGTGGACGGCATTTGATTGAAGTTTCGTTCATCACTTGCCGATCAAAGACACTCCCGGGCAGGATAACTTGCCTGGAGAGCAAAAAGGGCGATTAGCTCAGTTGGTTAGAGCGCCACGTTGACATCGTGGAGGTCACAGATTCGAGTTCTGTATCGCCCACTTAGAAAGAGAACCCCGCAAGGCCAAGCGTCCTGCGGGGTTTTTTCGTAGGGCAATCGCCCACCATGCACCCATCCCGCATCCCAATCGTACCCATCACGCTCCGCGTGATGCGAGTCGACTGTATCCATCACGCTCCGACGCGATGTGTGTGTTGGTTTTTGCAATGGTCGTAGCCGGTTGGCGACGGTGGGTTTGTTTTGGGAACGGTCGGAAGAGCCCCTCATCCCCGGCCCTTCTCCCCGCACGCGGGGCGGAGGGAGCCAGAGTAAGAGATGGCTATCGCACGCGGGGCGAAGGGAGCCTGTGTAAGGTTGGCGATCGTGGGCGGAGCGAAGGGGGCCAGCGTAGGTGAACCCTGTAAAGTGTGACGGAGATCCAAAGTCAGGTGACTTGCGTCCCAACTGTGATTGACTGAATTGGTACCCATCACGCTCCGGCGTGATGTCTCAGCACAATCATTCCTTCAGCAAAGGTAAGCCTGCACGCACTGCCAAAGCGGTATCATCGTGGGATGATGCAACCGATCGCTTTGGTTTCTGGGACGCGAACGGGGTGATTGCTTAGGACATCCGTGATCGCTTCGGCCAGATCATCTCGTGTCGCAGAAGGGCGGCGTTTCCCATAGCCAACGATGCGATCGTCGATTCGCCCTCGATATCGGACCGCGCCGGTTGAGTCGAGCACGACGGCTTCGGGAGTGACCGTTGCGTCCAAAGTACGTGCCAATTGCAGATCGGTGTCGATGTAGACGGGGACTTTTATTTGATACTGACGGCAATGGGATTCGACATCCGCAACCGAGATAGATTGCGAGGGATAGACAAACGCAAAATTCATCTGGCTTCGATCAACCCTTTCAAACAATCGGTTGAGTGTTGGCATGTAGCTATTGGCGACGGGGCAATCATGTTTGACAAAGATGATCGTTATAGGCTTACGCGCAAGCAGTGTCGGTACGTTGATGGTCTGTACGTTGATGACGTCGCCATCGGCATCAATCACAGAGATCGGGGAAAGGTTCGTGGAATCAAGCGTGCCAACCGGATCGATAGCCCCAACGTTTGGGGCATGACACAACAATACGATCAGTTGAAGAGCGGTACAAAGGGGGCGTGACATGGAGTTTTCGTCTCGACGGATGGTGGATAACGCAAAAGAACTTTGACGGGGCTGCGAATCTTATTCTTCGTCGGACATCAATTCCGAGATGAAGGTCCGTAGTCGCCGGATCTCGGTTTCGTCGAGCGTTGCATCTTGATCGTTGTCAAAAAAGTCGAATAGGCGGCTCCGGAAACGCTCCGGTACTTCAGAAGATTGGATCTTTTGATCTCCGTTTTGATCCAACAGCATCAGCAGCCGCATGTTCGGCATTCGCGTCGGCAGAGATATGCCCAGTTTTTGCTGTTGTGCAAGGATTCGTCTTCGCAGCGCGTCTTTGGTGTTCTGCTGAATATCTTTGATTAAGACGTCACGTTCCGACTCGTCTTTTGCGACAACATTTAGAATCATAGAACCCATCTCGTCGGTTGACTCGCGGCCCCAGGCGATTTGTCGTGGAGGCGTGAAAGGGTTCGATGGGTTCGCCGCCGAGTTGTCGTAGGTGATGCGAACGTCCAGTCGAGTTCCTGTAGGTAGATCAATCGCATCGGCGAACTGATAGGAGTCTTGCCAATCGAGATCCCAGTCCTCGATTTTTAAGAGCGTCAGCATCGAACCACCAGGAAGCGTCGCATCGAGTTGCATGCTGCTGCAAATGTAGTGAGCATGCCCGCCCACTTCGATTGCGGAAACATCGATTGGCAACGTGTAAGAATGGCGGACAACAAAGTTGGCTTCACCTGCTGGAACATCAATGCCCGCACCGATTCCGAAAAGCGGTGGCAATTGAAGTGGAATCAATTCATGAGACGGCGCTTTGTCAGCGAAATAAATCGCCAGCGTGGCTTGCTCAGTCTCCGTACGACCGATCGGGTGGAAGTGCGTTTGCATGACGATATCACTTCCTGCGGGTAACTTTCGAGCGAGGTCGCCCGGCAATCGCGTTGGTATCGCTCCGGGCACGTAACCACCCAATCCGCGATTGAAGTTTTCTGTAATTCCGCCCGCTCCGGCCCAAGCTGCACTCAGAAAGCTCATTCCATTGAACCCTGTTCTGCCGTCGCTTGCATGCCGCTGCCGTAACTTGCCGGATGGATCGACGAAGAACAAGGCATGATGCATCGCGCCGCGAGCGCTCGGGCGAATCTCCATCGCTTTGATCCAGCGGTCTTTGGTCAGCCCGACTTCGAACACGAACGAGCGATAGAGATCCGGACCTTCGGCAGGAATTTCGAACGGAGTTTTCATCGACACGACGAGGTCGGGTTGGCCTAGCAGCCAATCTGTCGGCTCTGGTTGCTCGGCTATGTCGCCAAGCGTTGCTTGGGGAGGTTGGGGCCGTTCACCACGTGGCTTTCCGGCGGCAATCCAGGTCGAAATGATCTTCCGGTCGTGATCGTTGATGCAACGTTCATTTACAAATTTGATGCCCGTATCAACCGGTTTCCAGGGTGGCATGTAGCCATCTGCAATCACCGCCTCGATCGTTTCGGCGTGCGTCGCGACGTCTTCGAAAGTGAGTAGGGGAAATGGGCCAGATTGATTGGGCTGATGGCATCCAGAACAGTTTTGGGCAATGATCGGGGCAACATCGTTTTCATAGTCAACCGACTCGGTAATTGAGCCGGCACTGGCGGACAAAGCTGACATCAGCAACATCGTTGCGCCGACAAGACAGCGGTAAAAAGATCGGATAGTTGAAATCACCGAAAAGCACCTGAGCAATGGAAAAGTTTTGCAACGTGCTACGATCGCACAAAGCATTCACGTTTCTATTGCTGTTGTGTGGTGATTCGAGGACAGCAGATCTTGAAGATTGTTGGCGATCGCATCCAAAGTAATCGGTCATTGAGTGTCGTTCGCTTTGGATGCACCCTCATTCGTTATAGACAACGGCTTTACTGACAACGGCAACACGGTTTGGCCCGACCGACTGTGGGCGGTGTGTTGAAACCATTCTGAATCTAAATCCGGATAACCGACGAGGTCGATTTGCCATCGCCGCGGCATGTAGTTTCCTGCATTGTCCGACCAGCGAATGATGATTCGCTCGGCGACGCCCGTTTCGGTATTGGCCCAAAGGTCGATCTGGACGGGTAAGGGGACGGCTGACGTGTTGTCATCACCCTTGATGATCGTTCCGACAACATGGTGACAAAGCACCGTTAAAGCAGTGTTATTCGTTCTTGTAATCCGTTCGTCATCGGCCAATTCTAGTGAGTAAGATTCACTAAATCGTGTGAGAAGCGTTTGCATGTGAAGGAGTGGTGAGTTCAGGCCTTGCGGCTGCAACACACTGCCAACCATCAATTGATCACCGGTGATGACGGGGCCCATGCGAGGCACGAACCAGCGTGATTGGTCATCGCCGCCCAACCAAAGTTCTCCCCCCGGCAACCAGCCTGGGTGTTGTAAGCAGAATTCCCCATCGCGGCTGATGTAAAGTGTTGCGGCAACATCACGATCGCCAATGACGGGCCAGCGGTTGATCATTTGGACGTGATATTGGCGTGTCGGATAGACGTTTCGCATCGCACGCATCACCGTCGCGTAGGCGGTATTGCCTCCCAGGGAAAATGAGACCGCGATGCCTGCAATTAGCATCACGGCAGCTGCCATGGTCAGTCGCGTTATGTTTCGTCGCGACAACAACCTGGCACCTCTTGAATGGGTCGAGGGCAGTTCGACGGACGGTTCAGATTCGGACCGAATCTTTTGCATTAGTGCTTCGATCCTTCGCTCATCAGCAGCAGGATCCGGTGCTAGCGCTTCCTGCAGCAGCGTGTCGATGTAGCGATTGTCATGATCGGGCAATTCGTTGGGCCTGCGAATCATTGTTGGTCCCTTCGGTCACTGAGCAGCAATTTTTCGATTCATGCAATCGGCAAGCATCGCCTTGCCGCGTGATAACCGCTTCTTGACCGATTCAATGGCCGATCCGATGCGTTTACTTAGCTCACTTGGCTTCAGGTCGTGCAGGAAACGCAATTCGATGCAGGTGCGATAGTGGTCTGGTAAGTCAGATACGCAGTCGCGCAGGACCTGCAGCTTTTCATCGAGGGTGTCACCGCTGAGCATCTGTAATTGCTCGAAGCGAGAGTCGAGCAGCTGAAGCGTTTGCTGGTCGACACAAATGGCCTGCGAAGTTTTGCGTCCATGTGCCAGGATGACATTGGCGGCGATGGCGCGTAACCACGGCGCGAACGGACGGGATCGATCAAAATCATCGATTCGACGCCATGCGACCATCATGGTTTCTTGCCAGATGTCGTCGATTGAAGACGAATCAAATACCGCACTGCGAATGTAAGCCAGCAGGGTACGCGAGTTCTCGCGCACAAGGATCTCGAACAAGTCGTGTGCGTTGGAATGCGGTTCAGGCATATCGATGAAGCGATTTTTCGCAAGGTGGAGGCTGGTTCATAAGCTAGTTTTTCCACGAAGTATTGTGCGATTGGGTCGCGGTCGAGGACACGAAAATCTCAATTTTCGAGGATTCGACTGGGAGGATGGTTTCCAACGGAACCGACTTCGTAGCGGTTTTAGGTTTGGTATCGAATACGCCAATCCATTGGCAACGAGAGCACCCGCCGAAAAAGAAAATTGGCTATCAGGTGTCCTCGATTTCGGTTCCGCGAACAACTAGCTACATCGATAGGGAAATCGCACACCACTTTTCGTCCGCAACAACTTGTCAAAGGCATCCCATGAAGTCATCGAGAATATTGAGCCGAATCCAGCACTTGGTCGTGATCGGTATCACAATTGTTTCCGTCAGCAACGTTGTTTCAAAAAGGGTTTTGGCTCAACAATCCGACGCGTCTCCGGTCGCGTTGCTGTCGCCTCCTGCGATGGACGCGCTCGTTTCCAGTTGTGCGTTTTATCGTGACCCTGTGATCGAACACATTCTGTCGGCCGCTCAAGACCCACAGTCGTTGCACGTGGCTGCCGTCGATGGGGTAAACAGTCAAACTGATGAAAGCCTATTGTTTTTGGCAAAGTACCCAGAATTGCTTCAGCAGCTTGACTCGCAACTGGCGTTGACCGCACGGCTCGGTGTCGCGGCACGTACACAAATCAACGACGTTTGGGATGCGATCGATCGTGTCCGGAAAGCCTACAAAATGGCCGAGGCGACCTACGCCAATCAGCCTGCAACAGTGACGAATGTTGCCGCGGTTCCTGTTCCCACGGCTTATGTCCCGGCGGGTTACATCGCTTACACGGCCACCTTGTGGGCTGATGCGGTGATCGATGAATTGAATGACGAATACAACGTGTACGTTGCTTCGCAAACGGCAACCGGTCCTGCGGGAACGACAGCGACAACTGGCACCGTCAGTGGGCAGGTGCCCCATGGTGACACGACCGTCGCAGGCGTCGCCGGGGCGGGAGCCGTGACTGGTCCTGCGGGCAACACCGTCTATGGAGTTGGCGGTGCGGCCGGTTCGGTAACCAATACCGGTTCGGGGTACAACACAAGTTCTGTCGCTGGAGGCGCGGTCTACAATCCCGCGACCGGCAACTACGCCGGCGCCGTTCGGAGCGGCGACGCATCGACATCGCAAAATGCGGATGGGACAACAAGCTTCGACCGATCAGCAACGACTCAAACTGTCAGCAGTTACGGCAGTTCGACAATCACACACGAAGGAGCCGGAACCGCAGGTGGGATTGGCAATAGCAGCTACAACGGGTCCAGCTCGATCGATTCGACGCACGGTAACGCGAGCATTGAAACGAGTGCAGGGAACGGGCAAGTCACATCAACGGTGACGACCGACAACGGTAGCCACTCCGTCACTGCTGGCGACGGACAGTTCGGCAGTCAATCGCAGAGTACTGCACGTGAGAGCCAATCGGCATCGAGTGCTCAACGGTCTTTCGCTCGCAACAGCGGACAAGCTGGAAATTTCAACGAGGCATTGGCCGGGCAAGGCCTTAGTGCCCGATCGAATACTCTGAAGCATGAAGGAAACGCTAGTAGCCGGTTCGGTCGCTCGGCAGGTGCATCACGAGCAAGCTCGGTGACCGGAGCTGATACGAGACAAGATTTCAGTCGTGGAAGCGGCAACTTCTCATCATCCTTGGGTGTCCAGAATGGTATCCAGACCCAAAGTCGAGGGACCAGTTTGGGCGGCAGCCGAGGAGGGGCGCGATCAGGTCGA
The Stieleria sp. JC731 genome window above contains:
- a CDS encoding redoxin domain-containing protein encodes the protein MSRPLCTALQLIVLLCHAPNVGAIDPVGTLDSTNLSPISVIDADGDVINVQTINVPTLLARKPITIIFVKHDCPVANSYMPTLNRLFERVDRSQMNFAFVYPSQSISVADVESHCRQYQIKVPVYIDTDLQLARTLDATVTPEAVVLDSTGAVRYRGRIDDRIVGYGKRRPSATRDDLAEAITDVLSNHPVRVPETKAIGCIIPR
- a CDS encoding RNA polymerase sigma factor, with translation MPEPHSNAHDLFEILVRENSRTLLAYIRSAVFDSSSIDDIWQETMMVAWRRIDDFDRSRPFAPWLRAIAANVILAHGRKTSQAICVDQQTLQLLDSRFEQLQMLSGDTLDEKLQVLRDCVSDLPDHYRTCIELRFLHDLKPSELSKRIGSAIESVKKRLSRGKAMLADCMNRKIAAQ
- a CDS encoding DUF3300 domain-containing protein; amino-acid sequence: MSRIQHLVVIGITIVSVSNVVSKRVLAQQSDASPVALLSPPAMDALVSSCAFYRDPVIEHILSAAQDPQSLHVAAVDGVNSQTDESLLFLAKYPELLQQLDSQLALTARLGVAARTQINDVWDAIDRVRKAYKMAEATYANQPATVTNVAAVPVPTAYVPAGYIAYTATLWADAVIDELNDEYNVYVASQTATGPAGTTATTGTVSGQVPHGDTTVAGVAGAGAVTGPAGNTVYGVGGAAGSVTNTGSGYNTSSVAGGAVYNPATGNYAGAVRSGDASTSQNADGTTSFDRSATTQTVSSYGSSTITHEGAGTAGGIGNSSYNGSSSIDSTHGNASIETSAGNGQVTSTVTTDNGSHSVTAGDGQFGSQSQSTARESQSASSAQRSFARNSGQAGNFNEALAGQGLSARSNTLKHEGNASSRFGRSAGASRASSVTGADTRQDFSRGSGNFSSSLGVQNGIQTQSRGTSLGGSRGGARSGRGGRR
- a CDS encoding acyl-CoA thioesterase gives rise to the protein MSFRTNRRVEFRDTDAAGIVHFSAYFPWMESAEHEMLRSVGIKIIPDHQDHADEVTWPRVSVSCDYHQAARFEDVLTIDVTIGKVGRSSVQYDIAFYRESSSGEMAPIATGKTVVVCCKLQPGGHLQKAEIPGEIRAKLESI
- a CDS encoding c-type cytochrome, producing MSALSASAGSITESVDYENDVAPIIAQNCSGCHQPNQSGPFPLLTFEDVATHAETIEAVIADGYMPPWKPVDTGIKFVNERCINDHDRKIISTWIAAGKPRGERPQPPQATLGDIAEQPEPTDWLLGQPDLVVSMKTPFEIPAEGPDLYRSFVFEVGLTKDRWIKAMEIRPSARGAMHHALFFVDPSGKLRQRHASDGRTGFNGMSFLSAAWAGAGGITENFNRGLGGYVPGAIPTRLPGDLARKLPAGSDIVMQTHFHPIGRTETEQATLAIYFADKAPSHELIPLQLPPLFGIGAGIDVPAGEANFVVRHSYTLPIDVSAIEVGGHAHYICSSMQLDATLPGGSMLTLLKIEDWDLDWQDSYQFADAIDLPTGTRLDVRITYDNSAANPSNPFTPPRQIAWGRESTDEMGSMILNVVAKDESERDVLIKDIQQNTKDALRRRILAQQQKLGISLPTRMPNMRLLMLLDQNGDQKIQSSEVPERFRSRLFDFFDNDQDATLDETEIRRLRTFISELMSDEE